The following are encoded together in the Bos taurus isolate L1 Dominette 01449 registration number 42190680 breed Hereford chromosome 10, ARS-UCD2.0, whole genome shotgun sequence genome:
- the LOC132346317 gene encoding collagen alpha-2(I) chain-like — protein sequence MGKPSWVGEGLVGWANPRRGWRARRVSGQWKIPWVGSTGDPGQRSGIWEAAGQTRTRGVSAGAGRSGPAGAKERDSDVGRAGRQGRWAAWAGLTSGSAAVATAAPSSSAEAVSQPRPQGQAGGDSRGRDHRGSDGSGTVGPVALGSRRAAAAHPPPCQRDSARPGQAHPPPHPPSTRCTAASTGVAASAGARGCLRSRVSASWLDSQQPQPTAAASQSAPARAPPTPRTRPRPARLLGCRRAGARALTSHAPYRLRDPARPAPARDGASEYNVRLRGHAPSQLPLADTPRLIGLRRPRPNFSSSLYGTAGSLCLRGLERNVAMLGVENSGFATVALLFRPVQSCLEAGRGGEARSRLGTLDLLGGWSEG from the exons ATGGGAAAGCCGAGTTGGGTAGGCGAAGGGCTGGTCGGCTGGGCG AACCCCAGGAGAGGCTGGAGGGCCAGAAGGGTGTCTGGCCAATGGAAGATACCATGGGTGGGGTCTACTGGGGATCCTGGGCAGCGATCGGGTATCTGGGAGGCTGCGGGGCAGACCCGCACGCGGGGCGTCTCCGCTGGGGCGGGGCGGAGCGGCCCCGCAGGAGCCAAAGAGAGAGACTCAGACGTGGGCCGGGCCGGGCGGCAGGGCCGCTGGGCGGCTTGGGCGGGTCTTACCTCGGGCTCCGCCGCGGTGGCCACCGCAGCCCCCTCCTCTTCGGCGGAAGCCGTCTCCCAGCCTCGGCCCCAGGGTCAGGCCGGAGGAGACAGCAGAGGCCGAGACCACCGAGGGTCGGACGGTTCCGGGACGGTGGGCCCAGTTGCTTTAGGGTCCAGGCGAGCGGCCGCCGCGCATCCCCCGCCCTGTCAGAGAGACTCCGCCCGGCCTGGGCAGGCACATCCCCCGCCGCACCCGCCCAGCACGCGTTGCACCGCCGCCTCCACCGGTGTCGCCGCCTCTGCTGGTGCCAGAGGGTGCCTTCGCAGTCGCGTCTCAGCGTCCTGGCTGGACTCTCAGCAGCCACAACCAACCGCCGCCGCGTCCCAGTCAGCTCCAGCCCGCGCGCCCCCGACCCCGCGCACGCGGCCCCGCCCCGCGCGACTCCTAGGCTGCAGACGAGCAGGCGCGCGCGCGCTTACCTCCCACGCCCCCTACCGCCTGCGGGATcctgcccgccccgcccccgcacgTGACGGCGCCAGCGAATACAATGTGCGCTTGCGCGGACACGCCCCATCTCAATTGCCTCTGGCGGACACGCCCCGTCTCATTGGCCTCAGGCGGCCCCGCCCAAACTTTTCTTCCTCACTTTACGGCACAGCTGGGAGCCTCTGCCTTAGAGGACTAGAGAGGAATGTCGCAATGTTGGGGGTAGAAAACTCTGGATTTGCGACTGTAGCGCTGCTTTTCCGGCCAGTACAGAGCTGCTTGGAGGCTGGTAGGGGTGGTGAGGCCCGAAGCAG